In Anopheles cruzii chromosome X, idAnoCruzAS_RS32_06, whole genome shotgun sequence, one genomic interval encodes:
- the LOC128272685 gene encoding uncharacterized protein LOC128272685 has translation MALRNAAMVCLGLLLLAVALPSVRTNPIDTPAGPSPSGSVLDGSSEATPPASQEADASNKALPEGSKMSKFLDDFTSAFKHGTAKMKESLESAASSVKDGVLQGYDYVRSKLTGVKPEQPPQSSGEDESAEHAQPTSTSTAGALTSEPAHQPEATVASTAAAPSTRRPQSPAISSGSAEPSLVAFGGAVGVSNEPAQIVPNDDDDDERIIFNDKDYKGDLNGGGGADPDGGGDRDVTETPVPTTSVTVDNRFIIAGPLACKSGQEVVNGKCRNIF, from the coding sequence ATGGCCCTTCGCAACGCGGCGATGGTCTGCCTGGGCCTGCTGCTACTGGCTGTGGCGCTGCCGTCGGTGCGAACGAACCCGATCGATACGCCCGCGGGCCCCAGTCCATCCGGGTCCGTACTGGATGGCTCCAGTGAAGCAACGCCACCAGCTTCCCAGGAAGCGGACGCCTCGAACAAGGCACTGCCCGAGGGTAGCAAAATGTCCAAGTTCCTGGACGACTTTACGTCCGCGTTCAAGCACGGTACGGCCAAGATGAAGGAAAGCCTCGAGAGTGCCGCCAGCTCGGTGAAGGACGGTGTGCTGCAGGGTTACGATTACGTGCGGAGCAAACTGACCGGCGTCAAGCCGGAACAACCACCGCAGAGCAGTGGTGAAGACGAGAGCGCCGAACACGCCCAGCCTACGTCCACGTCGACGGCTGGCGCGTTAACATCGGAGCCGGCCCACCAACCGGAAGCTACGGTCGCCAGCACGGCCGCCGCACCATCAACCAGGAGACCGCAATCACCAGCAATCAGCAGCGGtagtgccgagccgagcctggTGGCGTTCGGTGGCGCGGTCGGTGTGTCGAACGAACCGGCCCAGATAGTGccgaacgatgacgacgacgacgaacggatCATCTTCAACGACAAGGACTACAAGGGCGACctgaacggcggcggcggggccgaTCCCGACGGTGGGGGTGACCGGGACGTCACCGAGACGCCCGTCCCGACGACGTCGGTCACGGTGGACAATCGGTTCATCATCGCGGGGCCGCTCGCGTGCAAGTCCGGCCAGGAGGTGGTCAATGGCAAGTGCCGAAATATATTTTGA
- the LOC128270172 gene encoding uncharacterized protein LOC128270172, which translates to MSRHASTSWWKVTLAAFLLALVTGAAASAESNGAHKSLSRPPRGLGFFQKVSHLGSLLYQQYNDTTYTLKNVYNLLSNEFTDTYTTTTPDPRTTPTTPDPSTSTTAKYRISRVELGRILNRNYRGLQKLFRLEWNDAWNQTKYNIEDYQRELKYSAFPPRNRTAPGSASVNLTVQVDAKKGSA; encoded by the exons ATGAGCCGGCACGCGTCAACTAGCTGGTGGAAGGTGACGCTGGCAGCATtcctgctggcgctggtgacCGGTGCGGCCGCCAGTGCCGAGTCCAACGGAGCTCACAAATCG CTGTCGAGACCGCCGCGCGGTCTGGGCTTCTTCCAGAAAGTGTCCCACCTGGGCTCGCTACTGTACCAGCAGTACAACGACACCACCTACACGCTGAAGAACGTGTACAACCTGCTGAGCAACGAGTTCACCGATACGTACACCACCACGACACCGGAC CCTCGAACCACACCGACGACGCCCGATCCGTCGACCAGCACCACGGCCAAGTACCGGATCTCGCGCGTCGAGCTTGGGCGCATCCTGAACCGCAACTATCGGGGCCTCCAAAAGCTGTTCCGGCTCGAATGGAACGACGCGTGGAAT CAAACGAAGTACAACATCGAAGACTACCAGCGCGAGCTGAAGTACTCGGCATTCCCgccccggaaccgaaccgcaCCCGGGTCGGCCAGCGTGAACCTAACGGTGCAGGTCGATGCGAAGAAGGGCAGCGCTTAG
- the LOC128269454 gene encoding cecropin-C-like: MNLKLFLIVSLLLVGVFLGQTEGRRFKKFLKKVEGAGRRITNAAQKGLPVVAGAQGLIG; this comes from the exons ATGAACCTGAAACTCTTCCTGATCgtatcgctgctgctggtcggtgtGTTCCTCGGCCAGACGGAGGGCCGACGGTTCAAGAAGTTCCTCAAGAAAGTC GAAGGAGCCGGCCGACGCATCACCAATGCGGCTCAGAAGGGCCTACCGGTTGTGGCGGGCGCACAAGGTCTCATTGGCTAG
- the LOC128273627 gene encoding cecropin-A-like — protein MNFSKIFLFVVLATLLLAVGQTEAGWLKKLGKKVEKAGQRVFNAAEKALPVATGIKALGK, from the exons ATGAACTTCAGCAAGATCTTCCTGTTCGTGGTGCTGGCCACACTGCTGCTCGCCGTCGGCCAAACCGAAGCTGGATGGCTGAAAAAGTTGGGCAAAAAAGTG GAGAAGGCAGGACAGCGAGTATTCAATGCCGCTGAGAAAGCGCTACCGGTGGCTACAGGAATAAAGGCGCTCGGAAAGTGA
- the LOC128278892 gene encoding uncharacterized protein LOC128278892: protein MRSIAPVLLLVVASLGASQLDRQPVYRKYLRTQKPARPGELHVEEVLEVFRTGSRPSRYGVSSPLVNRFLATDRLRSLDRSSSTSAAPAETERPTYRTPVYENRNPNYTYLFQPSITVTKYRPVGDRPSLTGSVIVIQEADPLVSPVTVKPPDDGVYLDYDDDDQSERDQPEDRRTSPPMT from the exons ATGCGTTCGATCGCGCCCGTCTTGTTACTGGTGGTCGCTTCGCTCGGCGCTTCCCAGCTGGATCGGCAGCCGGTCTATCGAAAGTATCTGCGCACCCAGAAACCGGCCCGCCCCGGTGAGCTACACGTCGAGGAAGTACTGGAGGTGTTCCGTACGGGTTCGCGACCCTCCCGTTACGGCGTTTCGAGCCCGCTGGTCAATCGCTTCCTGGCGACGGACCGACTCCGAAGCCTGGATCGCTCGAGCAGCACGTCCGCTGCGCCGGCCGAGACCGAGAGGCCGACCTACCGGACGCCGGTGTACGAGAACCGTAATCCCAACTACACGTACCTGTTCCAGCCGTCGATCACGGTGACCAAgtaccggccggtcggtgatCGGCCGTCGCTGACCGGGAGTGTCATCGTCATCCAGGAGGCCGATCCGTTGGTGTCGCCGGTGACCGTTAAGCCACCGGACGATGGCGTCTATCTggattacgacgacgacgaccaaagCGAACGGGACCAGCCTGAGG aCAGGCGGACGAGCCCTCCTATGACGTAG
- the LOC128268869 gene encoding cecropin-B, translated as MNFTKLFILVAIAVLVVVGVQPADGAPRWKFGKRLEKLGRNVFKAAQKALPVIAGYKALG; from the exons ATGAACTTTACGAAGCTCTTCATTCTGGTGGCGATCGCCGTGCTGGTGGTCGTTGGCGTCCAGCCTGCCGACGGTGCCCCAAGGTGGAAGTTCGGCAAACGACTA GAAAAGCTGGGTCGGAATGTGTTCAAGGCGGCCCAGAAAGCCCTGCCCGTCATCGCCGGATACAAGGCCCTCGGCTAG
- the LOC128272708 gene encoding uncharacterized protein LOC128272708, which yields MASKVILSVGGLLALALLLLVAAVATTVEANALPPEQRSHTDLAELDSSEERPGTIELVKDFFGDLSTKVKEGVQDGVVKVKAGVKQGASKAKEYATNVRDYLRDTFSSSSSSSKEQQPDPTQLNPATPKDTLLDGSH from the coding sequence ATGGCCTCGAAGGTAatcctgtcggtcggtggactgctggcgctggcgctgctgctgctggtggcggcggtcgccaccaccgtggaGGCGAACGCACTGCCACCCGAGCAACGCTCCCACACGGACCTGGCCGAGCTTGACTCGAGCGAGGAACGGCCCGGGACGATCGAGCTGGTGAAGGACTTCTTCGGCGATCTCTCCACCAAGGTGAAGGAAGGCGTCCAGGACGGggtggtgaaggtgaaggcgGGCGTCAAGCAGGGGGCTTCGAAGGCGAAGGAGTACGCGACGAACGTGCGGGACTACCTGCGTGacaccttcagcagcagcagcagcagctcgaaggagcagcaacccgacccgacccagcTGAACCCAGCGACCCCGAAGGACACGCTCCTCGACGGTTCCCActga
- the LOC128270602 gene encoding T-DNA border endonuclease VirD2-like: protein MARYSWTCIVLLLLLVSLVCSASSGYRSQRVHKSTASVGPQPNTPEQRASRSSLTKERGTPMPVPPSAPTLGSVRASAKSIPKTTVTLRQRVDQAVQKVKVHSKEQKMEYEAKRVERKLRRDQKKLEVPARPADPINPQMPECAAGKVYNGRRCVPVAKMPRH from the coding sequence ATGGCCCGCTACAGCTGGACCTGtatagtgctgctgctgctgctggtgtcgcTGGTCTGCTCAGCGTCCAGCGGTTATCGATCGCAGCGCGTCCACAAATCAACCGCCTCCGTGGGCCCCCAGCCGAACACACccgagcagcgagcgagccGCAGTAGCCTGACCAAGGAACGAGGAACCCCTATGCCGGTGCCACCGTCAGCCCCGACCCTTGGCTCCGTTCGGGCGTCCGCGAAGTCAATCCCGAAGACCACGGTGACGCTTCGGCAGCGCGTCGACCAGGCGGTCCAGAAGGTGAAGGTCCACTCGAAGGAACAGAAGATGGAGTACGAGGCGAAGCGGGTCGAGCGTAAGCTGCGGCGGGACCAGAAGAAGCTCGAggtgcccgcccgcccggccgaccCGATCAACCCGCAGATGCCGGAGTGCGCGGCCGGCAAGGTGTACAACGGGCGCCGGTGTGTCCCGGTGGCGAAGATGCCGAGGCACTAG